The following are encoded together in the Candidatus Omnitrophota bacterium genome:
- a CDS encoding DUF1328 domain-containing protein: MLHYAVTFFIIAIVAALLGFGGIAGSAIEIAKILFFVFLILSIIIFIFGRARIGSV; encoded by the coding sequence ATGTTACATTACGCGGTTACATTTTTTATCATTGCTATTGTTGCAGCGCTATTGGGGTTTGGTGGCATTGCGGGTTCGGCCATTGAAATCGCCAAGATCCTATTTTTTGTCTTTTTGATCCTGTCGATCATTATTTTCATTTTTGGGAGAGCTCGGATCGGGTCTGTGTAA
- a CDS encoding response regulator translates to MTSNGAVIYIVDDDVSVCRALSLLLKSYGFKAETFTRAKDFLTFKHPKVPSCLLLDIRLPDINGLVLQEKMVQQGINIPIIFITGYGDVPKSVKAIKAGAVDFFIKPFATPKLLDAIKLAIVKSKATNKKQAETAKIWRNIKTLSPRELEVFRLVVNGMLNKQIAFKRGTALQTIKVHRGRVMQKMQAKTVTELIHLAQKAGITSIQY, encoded by the coding sequence ATGACAAGTAATGGCGCTGTCATCTATATTGTTGACGATGATGTTTCGGTGTGCCGCGCCCTGTCTCTATTGTTAAAATCATACGGATTTAAGGCCGAGACGTTTACGCGGGCTAAAGATTTCTTAACTTTTAAACATCCCAAGGTGCCGTCTTGCCTGTTGCTTGATATCCGTCTGCCGGATATCAATGGGCTTGTTCTACAGGAGAAAATGGTGCAACAGGGGATCAATATCCCGATTATTTTTATTACCGGGTATGGCGATGTTCCCAAGAGCGTGAAAGCTATAAAAGCCGGAGCCGTAGACTTCTTTATCAAACCCTTTGCCACACCGAAACTTCTTGATGCCATCAAGCTTGCTATTGTAAAAAGCAAAGCCACAAATAAAAAACAAGCCGAAACAGCAAAAATTTGGCGAAATATCAAAACACTCTCCCCTCGAGAGCTTGAAGTTTTCCGCCTGGTTGTTAACGGAATGCTCAATAAGCAAATTGCCTTTAAGCGGGGAACGGCCCTGCAGACAATAAAAGTCCACCGCGGCCGAGTCATGCAGAAGATGCAAGCCAAAACCGTGACCGAACTCATTCATCTCGCCCAAAAAGCCGGCATTACCTCCATCCAGTATTAG
- a CDS encoding ATP-binding protein gives MTMKPEKKIIAKGMRRAIKKEPVRQSAGRKVAKKALLEQTDQKNLKRRLRQQTSELKIRSGQLKRGADREKIADLKIEEQREELLHVTRVGKLAEFVSSLAHEISQPLTAILSYAQAAQRMFAGREPQLQEILQHIIDDDHRAAEVIRRLRTLLKKSKPSLELLNISDLINDTVTLIITHITVRNKIINFELDSRLPSIQGDRIQLQQVLLNLISNSLEAMDAGSDSQEMLIKSSRKDADTIVVEVRDSGCGIPAENMKKLFTHFFTNKPDGLGMGLSISRSIIEAHGGRLEAKNNRDRGATFYFTLPVNGKKDS, from the coding sequence ATGACTATGAAACCAGAAAAGAAAATAATCGCTAAAGGGATGCGCCGGGCCATTAAAAAAGAGCCTGTTCGTCAAAGTGCCGGCAGGAAGGTTGCGAAAAAAGCGCTCCTCGAGCAAACAGATCAAAAAAATCTGAAACGAAGGCTGCGCCAGCAAACAAGCGAGCTGAAAATACGAAGCGGGCAGTTAAAACGGGGAGCTGACCGGGAAAAGATCGCCGATCTGAAGATCGAGGAACAACGCGAGGAACTTTTACATGTGACGCGCGTGGGAAAGCTTGCTGAGTTCGTTTCGTCTTTGGCGCATGAAATCAGCCAACCTCTAACGGCCATTCTTTCTTATGCTCAAGCGGCTCAGCGTATGTTCGCGGGCAGGGAACCCCAGTTACAGGAAATTTTGCAGCACATTATTGATGATGATCATCGGGCCGCTGAGGTTATTCGGCGGTTGCGGACATTATTGAAAAAGAGTAAGCCCTCCTTGGAGCTTCTTAATATCAGCGATCTTATCAATGATACGGTCACACTTATCATAACTCATATCACCGTCAGAAATAAAATCATCAACTTCGAATTGGACAGCAGGCTTCCCTCCATCCAGGGGGATCGTATACAACTGCAACAGGTGCTCTTGAATCTTATCAGTAACAGCCTAGAGGCTATGGATGCGGGCAGTGATTCCCAAGAAATGCTGATCAAATCATCGCGCAAAGATGCCGACACCATTGTGGTGGAAGTCAGGGATTCGGGATGCGGCATTCCGGCTGAGAATATGAAAAAGCTCTTTACTCACTTTTTTACCAATAAACCGGACGGTTTGGGTATGGGCCTGTCTATAAGCCGCTCCATTATTGAAGCCCACGGCGGCCGGTTGGAGGCCAAGAATAACCGTGATCGCGGGGCAACCTTTTATTTCACCCTTCCCGTTAATGGAAAGAAAGACTCATGA
- a CDS encoding response regulator: MLTDKKKIYIVDDDESVCLALKILLMTYEFEVVTFNSAKGFFDAVPIDATGCLVLDIHMPGSDGWAMQKELLDSGSKISVIFISAEKKESAVDRAMKVGAVGFLQKPFDGQTLVDLINVATENTDSMIKQ, translated from the coding sequence TTGCTTACAGACAAAAAGAAAATCTATATAGTGGATGATGATGAGTCTGTGTGCCTCGCGCTTAAAATTCTTTTGATGACGTATGAGTTTGAAGTGGTCACATTTAACTCAGCAAAAGGTTTTTTTGATGCCGTGCCTATAGATGCAACGGGTTGTCTCGTTCTTGACATTCATATGCCGGGATCGGACGGGTGGGCCATGCAGAAAGAACTGCTTGATTCGGGGTCGAAAATTTCCGTTATCTTTATTTCTGCCGAAAAGAAGGAGAGTGCCGTGGATAGGGCGATGAAAGTAGGGGCCGTGGGATTTTTGCAAAAGCCCTTTGATGGACAGACGCTGGTGGATCTTATCAATGTGGCCACAGAAAATACGGATAGCATGATCAAACAGTAA
- a CDS encoding P-II family nitrogen regulator: MKLVTAIIQPDKLDEVREALVKKEIYRITVSRCAGRGRAEETDIFRGHEVVPELISKVRLDIACNDEFVEIAVDAILSSAVHGKGKIGDGKIFITPLEECIRIRTKERGGTAI; this comes from the coding sequence ATGAAGCTTGTGACTGCTATTATTCAACCCGATAAACTTGATGAAGTTCGGGAAGCCTTGGTGAAAAAAGAAATCTATCGCATCACTGTTTCGCGCTGTGCTGGACGGGGGAGGGCAGAAGAAACGGATATTTTTCGCGGACATGAAGTTGTTCCGGAGCTTATCTCAAAAGTGCGCCTGGATATTGCCTGCAATGACGAGTTTGTCGAAATCGCAGTGGACGCTATTCTTAGCAGTGCTGTACACGGCAAGGGTAAAATCGGAGATGGAAAAATTTTTATTACACCATTGGAGGAGTGCATTCGAATCCGTACTAAAGAAAGAGGCGGAACCGCAATTTGA
- a CDS encoding ammonium transporter, whose protein sequence is MLIATALVLLMVPGLAMFYGGLVRTKNVLGTMMHCFVSIAIIGILWVVCGYALCFGKNILGGFLGWNPQYFFLQGIDNSIVNGVPEYVIAMFQGKFAIIAPALIAGALAERVYFKGYCLFISLWFLIVYCPLCHWVWASDGWLAKAGVIDLAGGLVIHVSAGVSALVAALFLGPRRGYPKTTMRPNNLVMTLTGAGFLWVGWFGFNAGSTVHSGLDTARALTMTQISAASGALTWLIIEAILFKKATSLGFVSGILAGLVAITPAAGVVLPSGALALGALSACICFLALLLKTKLAYDDSLDCFGIHAVGSGSAVLLLSFFIRPSWFISVGKGWTAWDQLVVQLQGLGAVIALSVAGTLFICYVVEKTIGFRLDKANEMAGLDHALHGEHGYGMLSLD, encoded by the coding sequence ATGCTCATCGCAACAGCATTAGTGTTGTTGATGGTTCCAGGCCTGGCTATGTTTTATGGCGGATTGGTGAGAACCAAAAACGTTTTAGGAACGATGATGCATTGTTTTGTCTCGATTGCGATTATCGGGATTCTTTGGGTTGTTTGTGGCTATGCATTGTGCTTTGGGAAAAATATTCTTGGTGGATTTTTGGGATGGAATCCTCAATATTTCTTTCTGCAGGGGATAGATAACAGCATCGTTAACGGTGTTCCGGAATATGTGATTGCTATGTTTCAGGGAAAATTCGCTATCATTGCACCGGCGCTGATTGCCGGGGCATTAGCGGAACGGGTCTATTTTAAAGGGTACTGTTTGTTTATTTCGCTATGGTTTCTCATTGTCTATTGTCCGTTGTGTCATTGGGTGTGGGCATCAGATGGCTGGTTGGCCAAAGCGGGAGTTATTGACTTGGCCGGTGGGTTGGTGATCCACGTGTCCGCAGGTGTAAGCGCGTTGGTGGCGGCACTTTTTTTAGGTCCGCGGCGCGGATACCCCAAAACAACGATGCGCCCCAACAACCTTGTCATGACGCTGACAGGCGCAGGATTTTTATGGGTTGGGTGGTTTGGATTTAATGCAGGATCAACTGTTCATAGCGGACTGGATACCGCTCGGGCGTTGACCATGACTCAGATTTCGGCGGCCAGCGGCGCCCTGACATGGCTTATCATTGAAGCAATTCTTTTTAAAAAAGCGACATCGTTAGGATTTGTTTCCGGAATTCTTGCGGGGTTGGTTGCAATTACGCCGGCAGCCGGAGTGGTGTTACCTAGTGGCGCGCTTGCCTTAGGCGCTTTATCAGCCTGCATCTGTTTTCTTGCCTTGCTTCTTAAAACAAAGCTTGCCTATGATGACAGCTTGGACTGTTTTGGTATTCATGCGGTTGGTAGCGGATCAGCGGTTTTGCTTTTGTCATTTTTTATTCGTCCCAGCTGGTTTATATCCGTCGGAAAAGGTTGGACTGCCTGGGATCAATTGGTGGTACAGCTTCAAGGATTGGGGGCCGTGATTGCGCTTTCGGTCGCCGGTACTTTATTCATTTGTTATGTTGTTGAAAAAACAATAGGATTTCGTTTGGATAAAGCAAATGAAATGGCGGGTCTCGATCATGCCCTGCACGGTGAACATGGATACGGTATGCTTAGCTTAGACTAA
- a CDS encoding DUF748 domain-containing protein, with amino-acid sequence MTIFKKIVITVLFLLSVVFISAFIFISINGKRLVETHLKEIFHRPVVIGSVYVSFPLTIHIKDLSVDDYFRVSSIAAAIDPFHFADKDVRLRKLILTEPFIVIKKGESGIVLGSPSDQKDNAATKIEPQENIVREDFSGLAIDQLLIREGKFNFVDTPSDPEGFSIALKDINLKASRVSFGPRATTTKFHFKAYVQNPHASSSAGTIKGGGWVNWHKKDMDATLEVSNLDGKTFSHYYKDSFSKDVKSIFIDATTRLISKNNEMNVKCQLKIRDLVFEPAGEKDSKSFSFEDMLLSGMQSQNNEMTLNLNFKTKMDSFKIDSIPFSGSVRQQDVKEKGTAD; translated from the coding sequence ATGACTATCTTTAAGAAAATTGTTATTACAGTTTTATTTTTGTTAAGCGTCGTTTTTATCAGCGCGTTTATTTTTATTAGCATCAACGGAAAACGATTGGTTGAAACCCATCTTAAAGAGATCTTCCATCGTCCTGTGGTCATTGGGTCTGTCTATGTCTCTTTTCCACTAACCATCCATATCAAAGACTTAAGCGTGGATGATTATTTTCGAGTTTCAAGTATTGCGGCGGCTATCGACCCATTTCACTTTGCCGATAAAGATGTGCGTCTGAGGAAATTAATTCTTACCGAGCCATTTATTGTGATCAAAAAAGGCGAGTCTGGTATTGTTTTGGGAAGTCCTTCCGATCAAAAAGATAACGCGGCAACGAAAATAGAGCCGCAGGAAAATATCGTTCGAGAAGATTTTTCCGGACTTGCGATCGACCAATTGCTTATCAGAGAAGGAAAATTTAACTTTGTTGATACGCCTTCGGATCCTGAAGGATTTTCCATTGCTCTTAAAGATATTAATCTCAAGGCTTCGAGAGTAAGTTTTGGCCCGCGGGCAACAACAACCAAATTTCATTTTAAAGCTTATGTGCAAAATCCGCATGCGTCATCAAGCGCCGGCACTATTAAAGGCGGCGGATGGGTGAATTGGCACAAGAAAGATATGGATGCAACACTTGAAGTTTCCAACCTTGACGGAAAGACCTTTTCTCATTACTATAAAGACTCTTTCAGCAAGGATGTGAAAAGTATTTTTATTGATGCCACAACGCGTTTGATCTCAAAAAACAATGAGATGAACGTCAAATGCCAATTAAAAATACGGGATTTAGTTTTTGAACCAGCGGGTGAGAAAGATTCAAAATCTTTTTCTTTTGAAGATATGCTATTGTCCGGGATGCAGTCTCAGAATAATGAAATGACACTTAATTTGAATTTTAAGACCAAGATGGATAGTTTTAAGATCGATTCAATTCCTTTTTCCGGAAGTGTTCGGCAGCAGGATGTTAAAGAAAAAGGGACTGCTGATTAG